A portion of the Pseudomonas synxantha BG33R genome contains these proteins:
- a CDS encoding ADP-ribosylglycohydrolase family protein gives MTREDRALGAFYGLALGDALGMPTQSLSREQVKARFGTITALEDADADQPIAPNMPAGSITDDTEQAILVAELLVQGQGRIEPAVLAQRLIDWEAGMRAKGSQDLLGPSTKRAIDMILAGHTPQESGRYGTTNGAAMRITPVGIAADVSETASFIQAVIQACQVTHNTSLGISSAAAVAAVVSAGINGVDLGEALNIGIQIAQQAESHGHWVAGGRISTRISWARTLSVGSDDKALFADLLYELIGTSVASQESVVVSFALAQQVASGDMNAFEALCLAASLGGDTDTIAAILGAMLGACLGMQCWPEALIEQVKQVNGLDLQPLVQALLALR, from the coding sequence ATGACCCGGGAAGATCGCGCACTCGGTGCTTTCTATGGCTTGGCCCTGGGCGATGCCTTGGGTATGCCCACACAATCCTTGAGCCGCGAACAGGTGAAAGCGCGCTTCGGAACTATCACCGCCCTGGAAGACGCCGATGCCGACCAGCCCATCGCACCGAACATGCCCGCCGGTTCCATTACCGATGACACCGAGCAGGCCATCCTGGTCGCTGAGTTGCTGGTGCAAGGCCAAGGCCGGATCGAACCTGCCGTGCTTGCCCAGCGCCTGATCGACTGGGAAGCGGGAATGCGCGCCAAGGGTTCCCAGGACCTGCTCGGGCCGTCGACCAAACGGGCGATTGATATGATCCTGGCTGGCCATACGCCGCAAGAGTCCGGACGCTACGGCACCACCAATGGTGCGGCCATGCGCATCACCCCGGTGGGCATCGCCGCCGATGTGAGCGAGACAGCCTCGTTTATCCAGGCGGTGATCCAGGCTTGCCAGGTCACCCATAACACCAGCCTGGGTATCTCCAGTGCCGCGGCCGTGGCGGCGGTGGTCTCCGCCGGCATCAATGGCGTGGACCTCGGCGAAGCCTTGAACATCGGCATTCAGATTGCCCAGCAGGCTGAAAGCCATGGCCACTGGGTGGCCGGTGGACGCATTTCCACTCGCATCAGTTGGGCCCGCACCCTGAGTGTCGGCAGCGATGACAAGGCCCTGTTTGCCGATTTGCTCTACGAATTGATCGGGACGTCTGTTGCCTCGCAAGAGTCGGTGGTGGTGTCGTTCGCCCTGGCGCAGCAAGTCGCGTCCGGCGATATGAATGCCTTCGAAGCGCTGTGCCTGGCCGCCAGCCTGGGGGGCGACACCGACACGATCGCCGCGATCCTGGGGGCCATGCTCGGCGCGTGCCTGGGGATGCAGTGCTGGCCAGAGGCGCTGATCGAGCAGGTCAAGCAGGTCAATGGCCTGGACTTGCAGCCGCTGGTCCAAGCGTTATTGGCCTTGCGATAA
- a CDS encoding GntR family transcriptional regulator, giving the protein MIRHVRFDKKKRVVDELIRRIEGGVMADGLLLPGEHQLAEEFAVSRGTLREALAELKRRNYIATQSGVGSIVTFDGMVLDQRSGWAQALADTGAQVSTDVLRFEAVTRPDLFSRFGTDQFIALDRRRNTADGVAVSLERSLMPAVGGLESLPRIGLIDDSLTITLAAYGYVGAEGDQWIGAEPLSDEDAQLLGRATGTVFLKASRTTYDRRERFMEHVESLLDPLHFRLHLQFGAAK; this is encoded by the coding sequence ATGATTAGACATGTTCGATTTGATAAGAAAAAACGCGTCGTCGACGAGCTCATCCGCCGTATCGAAGGTGGGGTCATGGCCGACGGTTTGCTGTTGCCGGGTGAGCATCAGTTGGCCGAGGAGTTTGCGGTCAGCCGTGGCACGCTGCGCGAAGCGTTGGCCGAGCTCAAGCGCCGTAACTATATCGCCACCCAGAGTGGTGTCGGCTCCATCGTCACCTTTGATGGTATGGTCCTCGACCAACGCAGCGGTTGGGCCCAGGCCCTGGCAGACACGGGGGCTCAGGTGAGCACCGACGTGCTGCGTTTCGAAGCCGTGACGCGCCCGGACCTGTTCAGCCGTTTCGGCACCGATCAATTTATTGCCCTGGATCGCCGCCGGAACACGGCCGATGGCGTTGCGGTGTCCCTGGAGCGTTCGTTGATGCCAGCAGTGGGCGGCCTGGAAAGCCTGCCCCGCATTGGCCTGATCGATGATTCCCTGACTATCACCCTGGCGGCCTACGGTTATGTGGGCGCCGAAGGTGACCAGTGGATCGGCGCCGAGCCCCTGAGCGATGAAGATGCTCAATTGCTCGGGCGCGCTACCGGCACGGTATTTCTCAAAGCTTCGCGCACCACCTACGACCGTCGCGAACGCTTCATGGAGCATGTCGAAAGTTTGCTCGACCCGCTGCACTTTCGCCTGCATCTGCAGTTTGGAGCCGCCAAATGA
- a CDS encoding DUF1285 domain-containing protein, with the protein MTDSAKANDLLAQLPKGKVPAPVHLWNPDFCGNIDMRIARDGTWFYQGTPIGRKPMVKLFSNILRRDGDDYFLVTPVEKVGISVDDAPFVAVTLDVQGQGESQVLRFTTNVDEQVEAGLEHPLRVVTDPVTQEPAPYVRVRTNLEALVHRNVFYQLVELAVTRPINGQNWLGVWSAGEFFPIGLEP; encoded by the coding sequence ATGACCGATTCCGCCAAGGCCAATGACCTATTGGCCCAACTGCCCAAGGGCAAGGTGCCGGCACCGGTGCATCTGTGGAACCCGGATTTTTGCGGCAACATCGACATGCGCATTGCCCGCGACGGCACCTGGTTTTACCAGGGCACGCCTATCGGGCGAAAGCCGATGGTCAAACTGTTTTCCAATATCCTGCGCCGTGATGGCGATGATTATTTCCTGGTGACGCCGGTAGAAAAAGTCGGCATCAGCGTCGATGATGCGCCATTTGTGGCGGTAACCCTGGACGTGCAAGGGCAGGGCGAAAGCCAGGTATTGCGCTTTACCACCAACGTCGACGAGCAGGTCGAGGCCGGCCTCGAACACCCGTTGCGGGTGGTGACGGACCCTGTCACCCAGGAACCTGCACCCTACGTGCGAGTTCGCACCAACCTTGAAGCCCTCGTGCATCGCAACGTGTTCTACCAATTGGTGGAGCTGGCGGTGACTCGTCCGATAAACGGTCAGAACTGGCTTGGCGTATGGAGTGCAGGGGAGTTTTTCCCCATCGGCCTGGAACCCTGA
- a CDS encoding DUF4823 domain-containing protein — MRSLVLLLAALALSGCMTVSDMAEGTRYQMSDAGLLDHSDTRRTASVRIQPDSFVFIAQGAFVPPGSAYPRPNVVAEEAFNGFVEYFPMVRRARQPEGLEQAMAEAREAGAHYLLYCRFAAADDRIGNADEWTDQQALDRLGLDSGVIQVMLIETSTQYLIDTARIRSRGGLLTFHDTSPQDLIARPLAQYARGLLGMSNQ; from the coding sequence ATGCGTAGTCTGGTTTTACTGCTGGCGGCGTTGGCCCTGAGTGGTTGTATGACCGTCAGCGATATGGCCGAAGGCACTCGCTATCAGATGAGCGATGCCGGGCTGCTGGACCATAGCGATACCCGGCGTACGGCCTCGGTGCGCATACAGCCGGATTCCTTTGTGTTTATCGCCCAAGGCGCCTTCGTGCCGCCGGGCAGCGCGTACCCGCGACCCAACGTGGTCGCCGAGGAAGCGTTCAACGGTTTCGTCGAATATTTCCCCATGGTCCGTCGTGCCCGCCAACCCGAAGGTCTTGAGCAGGCCATGGCCGAAGCCCGCGAGGCGGGGGCTCACTACCTGCTGTATTGCCGTTTTGCGGCAGCCGATGACCGTATCGGCAATGCCGATGAGTGGACCGACCAGCAAGCTCTGGACCGCCTGGGACTGGACAGCGGTGTGATCCAGGTCATGTTGATCGAGACCAGCACCCAGTATTTGATTGATACTGCACGTATTCGCAGTCGTGGCGGTTTACTGACGTTCCACGACACATCGCCACAAGATCTGATTGCCCGCCCCCTGGCGCAATACGCCCGAGGCTTGCTGGGTATGAGCAATCAGTAG
- a CDS encoding GTP 3',8-cyclase MoaA, with amino-acid sequence MIVDRQGRRFRNLRISLTSACNYACTYCVPDGKRLVAAQDELSAAAMARGVAYLIEAAGIERLRITGGEPLVSPKLEAFMDAVGQMGLSDISLTTNGQLLARKLPLLVDAGIRRINVSLDTLDADAFRSIARGGDLATVLDGMDQASAAGIKIKVNMVPLRGQNLDQVMPLLDYCLERGYELRFIELMRMGHLAKDSNAFLQQFVSLQQLLSLIGERHEYLQANAPVDATAVRYEVPGKGFFGVIANESVPFCRTCSRLRLSSTGWLHGCLSSSNRHYVGDLLDQPRHQALPALQGLLMKALGDKQEVAFSGGATIMKIIGG; translated from the coding sequence ATGATCGTTGATCGTCAAGGCAGGCGTTTTCGCAATTTGCGGATCAGCCTGACCTCAGCCTGCAATTACGCGTGTACCTACTGCGTGCCTGACGGCAAGCGGCTGGTGGCTGCCCAGGACGAACTCTCGGCCGCTGCCATGGCCCGGGGCGTGGCTTACCTGATTGAAGCGGCGGGCATCGAACGCTTGCGCATTACCGGCGGCGAACCGCTGGTGAGCCCCAAGCTGGAAGCGTTCATGGACGCGGTAGGGCAGATGGGCCTCAGCGACATCAGCCTGACGACCAACGGCCAACTGCTGGCGCGCAAACTGCCGTTGCTGGTGGATGCCGGCATTCGGCGTATCAATGTCTCCCTCGATACCCTGGATGCCGATGCCTTTCGCAGCATCGCTCGTGGCGGCGACCTGGCCACCGTGCTCGATGGTATGGACCAGGCCAGCGCGGCCGGCATCAAGATCAAGGTCAACATGGTGCCATTGCGTGGCCAGAACCTGGATCAGGTGATGCCTCTGCTCGATTACTGCCTGGAGCGTGGCTACGAGTTGCGCTTTATCGAATTGATGCGCATGGGGCACCTGGCGAAAGACTCCAACGCGTTCCTCCAGCAATTTGTCAGCTTGCAGCAATTGCTCAGCCTGATCGGTGAGCGCCACGAATACCTGCAAGCCAACGCGCCCGTTGACGCTACCGCCGTACGCTACGAAGTACCGGGCAAAGGCTTCTTCGGCGTGATCGCCAACGAAAGTGTACCGTTCTGTCGTACGTGTTCGCGGTTGCGGTTGTCCTCCACGGGCTGGCTGCATGGTTGCTTGTCCTCAAGCAATCGCCACTACGTCGGTGACTTGCTTGATCAACCGCGCCACCAGGCATTGCCGGCCTTGCAGGGCTTGTTGATGAAGGCGCTGGGCGACAAGCAGGAAGTGGCGTTTTCGGGCGGCGCGACAATCATGAAGATCATTGGCGGCTAA